One Hevea brasiliensis isolate MT/VB/25A 57/8 chromosome 6, ASM3005281v1, whole genome shotgun sequence genomic window, AATGGAGTCTTACCCCCGCCACCCGCCTTGTGTCTATGTGAATCCCACGCGCGACATGATTATCAAGCGGCCTCACCCTTATGTTAACCCTTCTGGTTTGGTCTCCGTCCCTTATTTGCACAATTGGATCTACCCTAGCTCTAATCTCGTCGATCTAGTTCGTGAATTAAGCCCCATTTTTGGCCGTGATCCTCCTCTCTATTCTCAACGCTGTGCAAACCCTAATCCTAGTCCTAGCCATCCCAGCCCCAATTATGCTGCGAATCCATCAAATTTATCGCACTCTTCGAGTTTCGGATCCGTAGGTCCTACTGGAGGGCATGTTGGATATCCGCGTCCGATGAATAGGCCCTACCCACCATCGCCGTACGTCGGTAGTAGTGGTGGTGCGCCAGGGCGGCCACAAACGGAGGATTCTGCGGAGGTTTATAAGAGGAATGCGATCAATAAGATTGTGGAGACCGTTCATGGGGACATCATGCAACTGAGGAAAGCAAGGGAGGTGGAGATGGAGGGTTTATTCAGTGCGCAGGCTGCATTGAGGACGAGGGAGGAGGAGATTAATAAGGGGCTTAAGGAGATGCAAGAGGAGAAGGAGGGGTTGGAGGCGCAATTACAACTTGTATTGATGAATACAGATGTCCTAGAGGCGTGGGTTAGAGAAAACGATgggaaaatgaaagtgaataaagggAATTTGGATGTGGACAGTGTGCTTGAGTGCATTGATTCTCTATCAAAGCAGATGTTGGACCGTACATCAACTGATTTAGCAATTGAGGATGTTGTTTATTCCTTAGATAAGGCAGTGCAGGAAGGTGCAGTGCCCTTTGATCAGTACTTGAGGAACGTAAGGTTGTTGTCAAGGGAGCAGTTTTTCCATCGGGCTACTGCCGCGAAAGTTAGGGCCGTGCAGATGCAGGCTCAGGTTGCCAGTATGGCTGCTAGAGCGCCACATTATGCTTCTTGAATGATTAATGGCGTTTGTGCTACATTTTGTGACAATTCGAGGGATATTGTAAGAGATATAGTTTAAGGTTAGATTCTTGTTAAGAAATATTATTATAtactttccattttttttttttaacttgctGTTAATAAATTGCTGCTTATTGAATTGTATGGATAGGAAAATAATGCAAGTTTCTGTGAATTATATTGCTATCAATTCACTAAATGATTTGTTGAAATTAACTTTTGAGTCATACCAATTTCTATATGAATTTTGAGATGTAGTCATAGAGGTAGATTTCTCATGCTACTGTTGAGTTTAATTACTGTTGAGTTTAATGGTTAtgtggttcttttttttttttggactaaTATTTAAACACCAATGTCTGCTGTATTTCTAGTTAACTTGTGCTTTATTAACTAGGGATTAATTCATGGAAGATGACTGCAATTTTGTTCCGGTTTAATGGTACTTGATATCATTTAATGGTGTTGCAAGTAGAGGATGTTGATTTTTGTGTTTCTGTTACGAGGAATGGTATCTAATAAGCCCATTTTCCTTATTGGTGTACTTATGAATTATGACCTGCCTTTGATGTGCTTGATGCTTGTATATATTAGTAATTTGGTATGGGGAAACATCATAACTTGATCTTCTTGTTATGTAGATAAATACATATATGAGGTCTAATTGAAGCCAGTAACTGATTCATTTTGTTGTATCATTGTTGCTGATAATTACTATCAGATTTTGATTTACTGATGCTAGACAGATTCGGATTTTAGCGCATGTATAATGAGAAGGAAAAGGTTTCAGTTTGCTATTAGAAGTTCATTAGTCTCAGTTTAATCTTAAACCTGCATTAGTAATGCAGAAGTCCGGAGGGATCTGTTTTCTTAATAAACAATCATTCATATGATTTGATTGGATGGATGGATCAAGTTTTGATACATTCTCTAGTGTGATTTTAACACAATTTAAGTGCTATTAGTACAAATAGGATTATTTTTAAGTATGTTAAAGGTGGACTTTTCCTACTTGCTGTATTATCCATCCGTGATTTATAGATTTGTTTAACATTACAAAGGAAATTCTGAATTATCAACTCCATAAACCCAGTTATATCATTATGCATTTAGTCAACTATTGTTTCATAGCATTTTACGCTACAAAAGGTGGAGTCATTGATGTCAAATTTGAGCCAATATAGATAACCTATCAAAAAAAACTTATAAAAATGCCAAAAAAAAAGGGGAGGAGGGGCGTAATttcttttaatattatatatgtcTTCAATGCacgtggatatatatatatatatatatatatatatatatatatatatatgtattctaATTTAAAATTGATCAAAAAACCATTTGAAACATTCATGTGAGCAATTTGGTTTAGGCTCAAATTTGGAGTCTGTTTGCATAATTGTTAAGAGTTACTTTTAAAAAACATGTtctatttaaaattgaatttgatatactttaattataaaaattttaaaataatttttttaaagtagtattttaaataatattttcattaaaatgaatttttaaatCTCTCAAGGAGTGCATTCGTGGAAAAAATGTGACCAAGGAAACCGGAAGTCAAGGaacaaataaatataattaaggaAATGGAATGGAAGGATGTAATGAGTAAAGGAAAAAAGAATATGAACCATGAGTCAAGGAAAAACAATATAATTGATGTGTGTATCTGATAAAATAGTCCACCCCCCCATATTTGACGATTTGTCCCCTTGTAAACAAGCACACCTATCCTAACTAGGGGCACATGGTTGCTTTCATGATCAACAAGGTAATACCCGTTACCCTTCTCTCTCCACTTAAAATAGTCCTTAGCCTAATACTAGAAAAGACACCCAGAAATGGAATTGCCTGCTAAACATTTGTTTGCAGAGTAGCAACTGAACGATTGAGATTTGAGGGAGTCTTGTATTTTGCTGGAGGGAGAATTCTATTAGTGGCAAAACTGCTCATGTTCTTCTAGACTTTACGTATGGACTTCTTTCAATGGTCATTACTAGATTCCCTTACATTATATCATGTTCTGTGTTTCTTTCGTTTCCATTGATATGATGATTATATGTTTTGAAACTTAGGTCAACCTTGCATGGAATTTCATGGAGATACAGCATATAAACAAAATTGCAAAGAAAGATTAGATTTCAGGTTGAATATTGCCATTAGAGTTGACATACCTGAATCATGGAAGTCAAGTGTGTGAATAAAATCCTGGGGTTCTGTATGGTGAGGACCTTAACGCTGGTTGCTTGCTTGGTAGCTTTCCCAACTGTAATCATGCTCTCTGTGAGTTATCAAGTTCACGTGTTCAATCTACTTGAGGGATTTGATAAAGTCAAGATCCTGGGAGGAATAGctcaaaattttgctcaattttaTGTTGGCATTTCTCATGACAAGCTGCTTGGTGGACTACTAGCTTCAGGATTTGATGAAGAATCCTGCTTATGCAGATACCAGTCTGTCCTATACCGCAAACCTTCCACTAAAAAGCCCTCTTCTTACCTCCTTTCCAAACTACGTGATTATGAAAAATCTTCATAAGCGCTGTGGACCTTACACGAAGTCTTATAACAGAACACTCAATTTGCTTGATTCCAGGAAGATTTCTAGTCCATCCGAGTGCAATTACATGGTCTGGAAAGCTCAAGCAGGATTGGGGAACAGGATATTAACCATGACTTCAGCATTTCTCTATGCTTACCTTACAAATAGATTTTTGCTTGTTGAACATGAATCTGACGTGGTTGATCTCTTCTGCGAGCCATTTCCAAATGCATCATGGTTATTGCCTCTGGACTTTCCTTTGAAGAAAGAATTCACAAAATTGAATCAGGCATACCCACGTACTTACGGGAACACGCTAAAGAACAACATTATTAGTCCCTCAACTGACTTGCCACCATCATTTGTCTATCTTTTTCTAGCTTTCAGGAATGATCATTATGATAAGCTATTTTACTGTGAAGCGCACCAAGCTTTTCTTAAAAAAATCCCTTGGTTGATTCTGAAATCGGATGAATACTTCATTCCATCTTTCTTCCTGATCCCGCTTTCGAGCAAGAGCTAGACAAGATGTTCCCTGACAAAGAAACTGTTTTTCACCACTTGGGTAGGTATCTTTTCCACCCTTCAAATCAGGCATGGCGACTCATCACTAGCTTCTATCGCTCTAATTTAGCCAAGGCTGACGAAAGAATTAGTTTGCAAATACGCCTATTTGATACTGAAGCTACTTCATTCCAAATTGTGATGGATCAAATTTTAGCTTGTATTTTAAAGGAGAACCTGCTGCCAGAAGTAGATAAAGAAAGGTTCCTAGCATCCCCATCTAAGAACCAGACATCAAAAGCTTTACTAATAACGTCTCTTTATCCAGAATTCTATGTGAATATAAGGAACATGTACTGGACATTTCCAACCATTTCTGGAGAGGTAATTTGGGTTTATCAGCCAAGCCATGAGCAGCATAAAAAATTTGGGGATAATTTACGCAATTTGAAAGCTTGGGTTGAAATAAACCTCTTGAGTGATGAGTGATGTGTTGGTGACAAGCACTTGGTCAACCTTTGGCTATGTAGCTCAAGGGCTTGGAGGCTTGAAGCCATGGATTCTTTACAAGCCTGAGAACCGGACGACCCCTAATCCAGCTTTTTGTCAAGCCATGTCAATGGAACCTTGTTTCCATTTACCACCCACTGAGGGCAAATGACCGTACTAAGGTAACTCAAAAACGAAAAATACCAGAATGGGCTAACAACTCCAAAAATTACGAAGAGGGGGCGGGTGGCAGTGGTCAGCGCGTGGAACGCTATTCAAAATAACGCCCGAACTCTGGACGCTGttcaaatgtaacaccccaaaattttattatttatgagtatttttggtattttaattttatttgaattttaggaatttttttgagattttttctgattttaaaaatcgggttcgattttccgaaaatataaactttgatgatttttaaaaattaatttaaagaccacgtggcaaaattaaaaatatatttggagtctacgtatttttctgagttttatggaattttttcgaaatttttagacctcgttttcggtcccgaggcagagtaaaaattcaaaattttgtgtcctgaatcgaaccggtcgaatcgaacaggaccggatcggaccggtcgaatcggaccggtctcttctctttttcttcctcccgcgcgcgacgctcCCTCCCCTCTTCTCTCTCGCTTTCTCCTTCCACCCTCACCACCGGCCACCGCCAGCCATTGACCAATGGCCGGCCACGCCCGATCGGCCGGAAAACGCTACAAACGCCTGCGCGTAACGGTTCGGAAGTTCCCACTCCTATTCTTGGCGCTTGGCAAGGTCGCCACAAGTCGTCTCTTGCCCTATGGAGCTAACTAGTGTGAATGCATGTAACGTGCCAGAAACCTCGAAGATGCTTATTATTTGGGCTTATGCGAGCTTGCCAGATAGGGGGAGGCTGACCTGGGGGCCCTGGCCAAGGGGGACCTAGGTGCCGCACGGGGCTAGAACTCCCGTCCCGTgacaatgtggtatcagagcaggcccCCGACGATCCGAATCACACCAAGCGCCCCAACGGGATAGGGGTAGGCAGGGTGCCGATGGCGACAAGGGTGTTGCCAGAATCGGGTGGGAGAGAATGTCAGGCCTCAACGGGACTGAGGTAG contains:
- the LOC110634613 gene encoding LOW QUALITY PROTEIN: galactoside 2-alpha-L-fucosyltransferase (The sequence of the model RefSeq protein was modified relative to this genomic sequence to represent the inferred CDS: inserted 1 base in 1 codon; deleted 2 bases in 2 codons) — encoded protein: MEVKCVNKILGFCMVRTLTLVACLVAFPTVIMLSVSYQVHVFNLLEGFDKVKILGGIAQNFAQFYVGISHDKLLGGLLASGFDEESCLCRYQSVLYRKPSTKKPSSYLLSKLRDYEKLHKRCGPYTKSYNRTLNLLDSRKISSPSECNYMVWKAQAGLGNRILTMTSAFLYAYLTNRFLLVEHESDVVDLFCEPFPNASWLLPLDFPLKKEFTKLNQAYPRTYGNTLKNNIISPSTDLPPSFVYLFLAFRNDHYDKLFYCEAHQAFLKKIPWLILKSDEYFIPSFFLIPXFEQELDKMFPDKETVFHHLGRYLFHPSNQAWRLITSFYRSNLAKADERISLQIRLFDTEATSFQIVMDQILACILKENLLPEVDKERFLASPSKNQTSKALLITSLYPEFYVNIRNMYWTFPTISGEVIWVYQPSHEQHKKFGDNLRNLKAWVEINLLSMSDVLVTSTWSTFGYVAQGLGGLKPWILYKPENRTTPNPAFCQAMSMEPCFHLPPTEGK
- the LOC131168768 gene encoding protein ELC-like, with product MVPPPNYQDTQQFLSSVLSQRGPSALPYTEDTKWLIRQHLLSLIAAYPSLESKAATFTHNDGRSVNLLQADGTIPMPFQGVTYNIPIIIWLMESYPRHPPCVYVNPTRDMIIKRPHPYVNPSGLVSVPYLHNWIYPSSNLVDLVRELSPIFGRDPPLYSQRCANPNPSPSHPSPNYAANPSNLSHSSSFGSVGPTGGHVGYPRPMNRPYPPSPYVGSSGGAPGRPQTEDSAEVYKRNAINKIVETVHGDIMQLRKAREVEMEGLFSAQAALRTREEEINKGLKEMQEEKEGLEAQLQLVLMNTDVLEAWVRENDGKMKVNKGNLDVDSVLECIDSLSKQMLDRTSTDLAIEDVVYSLDKAVQEGAVPFDQYLRNVRLLSREQFFHRATAAKVRAVQMQAQVASMAARAPHYAS